The sequence CTCGGTGAAGGTCACGGTGTGGCGCAGGGCGAATTTCTCTTCGATCGTGCCATCGGGGGGCATGCGGTGGTTCATGCGCCCCGGCAGATCGCGGATCTCGGGGTAGAGCGTGCCGCCCATGGCGACGTTGACTTCCTGAAATCCGCGGCAGACGCCCAGGATGGGTTGGCCGCGCTCGACACAGGCCCGGATCAGGGGCAGCGCCACGGCGTCCCGCGCGCGGTCAAAGGCGCCATGCGCCTCGGTCGCGTCCTCGCCGTATTCCTCGGGGTGGACATTGGGCCGCCCGCCGGTGAACAGGAACCCGTCGCAGGCCGCCAGCAATTCGTCGGTGCCGACGAAACGCGGATCGGCCGGGATCAACAGCGGCATGCAATCGGCCACCGCGGCGATCGCTTCGGAGTTCATCGTGCCGCCCGCATGGGTCGGATACTCGTCATTGACGAGGTGATGATTGCCGATGATGCCGATGACGGGCCGGGCCATGACTGTCCTTTCGCGAAACCTGCGCCTTTGGCGATATAGCCCAAGTGGGCGCGCGCGCAAAGGGACAGCCCGCCCACGGCCCGCACAGACCACCCGACGCCGTTGCACAGGGCTAGGGGTGCGGCAGGCGTGCGGTCACTTCGATCTCGATCCTCATGCGCGGGTCCTGCAACGCCGCGACCATCATCGTCGAGGCCGGCCGCACCGCGCCCAGCCATTTGCGCGTCACCGGCCAGCAGGCGGGCCAATCCGCGGCCACGGGCAGGATGTAGCGCACCCGCACCACATCGGCCATCGACGCCCCCGCCTCCTGCAACGCGGCGGAAATGGTGCGAAAGGCTTGCTCGGCCTGCGCCGCCACATCCTCGGCGATCTCCATCGTGGCGTAGTCGAACCCGGTCGTACCTGCGACGAACACCCAGCCATCGGCCACAACCGCCCGCGAATAGCCGATCTCGGCCTCAAAGGGCGACCCCGTCGAAATCAGCCTGTCAGCCATCACGCCCCTCCGCCTTGCGCCCGCGCCTGGCGTCGGCCCGGCACCGGTCCGAACAATAGCGCACCTCGTCCCAGACCTTCTCCCATTTCTTGCGCCAGGCAAAGGGGCGCCCGCATTGCGCGCAGTCCTTTTGCGGCAGATCCGACTTTCTGCGCATCTTTCCCACGGCGTCCTCCCTCCGGTCTGTTCCACCCGATCTTTATCCCGAAAATATGCAATCCAGCGGCGAAAGGGGCTCAAGGCCCCTTGAGGCGCTCGACCGGGCGACGCGCAAGGCGCGGCGCAATCGCCTCACAGATCCATGCGCAACTGCCGGTCCTCGCCCCCACCGCGCCGCCGCGGGGCGCGGTCGTTGACGAAATGCCGCCCCGCGCCGCCATCCTTGCGGCTGGCATGCTTTTCCACGATCCGCGCCGCTTCGGCCCGGAATGCATCGCCCCGACGCACGGCCCAGACCCGCTCGCGCGCCGCGCGCGCCGCCTGCGCCACATCGACCAACGGGGCCGGATAGGCGCGCCCCAACAGCCGTCCCGCCCCCTCCCATCGCCATGGCTCCTGCAGGAAGGCGTCCGGCACCTCGGCCAGCTCCGGCACCCAGGCCCGCGTGAAGGCGCCCGTCGGGTCCTG comes from Roseibacterium elongatum DSM 19469 and encodes:
- a CDS encoding gamma-glutamyl-gamma-aminobutyrate hydrolase family protein — protein: MARPVIGIIGNHHLVNDEYPTHAGGTMNSEAIAAVADCMPLLIPADPRFVGTDELLAACDGFLFTGGRPNVHPEEYGEDATEAHGAFDRARDAVALPLIRACVERGQPILGVCRGFQEVNVAMGGTLYPEIRDLPGRMNHRMPPDGTIEEKFALRHTVTFTEGGPFHRLLGATEVMTNTLHGQGIKSPGARIVIDGHAPDGTPEATYVKDAPGFTLSVQWHPEYRAATDPVSRPLFAAFGAAAREWQAKRRPVSVAEVA
- a CDS encoding RidA family protein, which codes for MADRLISTGSPFEAEIGYSRAVVADGWVFVAGTTGFDYATMEIAEDVAAQAEQAFRTISAALQEAGASMADVVRVRYILPVAADWPACWPVTRKWLGAVRPASTMMVAALQDPRMRIEIEVTARLPHP
- a CDS encoding DUF2256 domain-containing protein, with protein sequence MRRKSDLPQKDCAQCGRPFAWRKKWEKVWDEVRYCSDRCRADARRGRKAEGRDG